The following is a genomic window from Nymphaea colorata isolate Beijing-Zhang1983 chromosome 3, ASM883128v2, whole genome shotgun sequence.
CTGATAGCTTCAGGCCACCGTGATTCGACAGCTTCAATATAAACATGGAAAAATGTCTGCAGCTAGCCAAAGGCGCCACCTCTCCTGTTGCTTTTCCTTTGGGTATTTAGTAGATGATAAGTAGCCACTAGTGCTTGATTCGTGAAGACACCCAAGTGACCTTTTATCAATTTCCGTCGACGGAGTTCTTTGAATCCTTCGCAAATTATACACGGTTTTGCCTGAGAGCAAATTCAGTAACCTGGCACATCAGATTCGTAAAATCGATCTGACATCTATTAAATCCTATGATTGGATTCCACTTGCGAGTCTTTAGATGGCCACAAGCTCACACCAGTTGGAAGTAGGAATAATGGCACCGCAGAGTTCCACATCTGTGGAGATGGCTAACTTCTTCTTGCTATTATGGGCACTTGGCTTCTTCCACATCCATGGAGACGGCCAACTTTTTATCGGTATTTGCCGATCACAGATCATCAACTGCCAACTTTTACGAACAGGCCCATGTGCTTAAGACACATACATTTGGGAGTGGTTGAGAAAAACACATGTCATGAACTGTATACTATGCATCCTGATGTGCATAACCACCACTTACCACTTACGTAAGGGTCACCCAGTAAAGTAAAGTAGCATCAGAAGGTCACAAGAAAATGCAGCCAAACTATAAGGACAAGAGATACATGCGCATACAAATACAAAGGAACTTGGAAACCGTGGGTATGTTTGAGGACCACGGATGTTACCCATAGTTTCTGCCTGTAGGTTGCGACTGCCTTCTCCTTTACTACCCACAAGAAATTAGTCAAGTTTCTGTGTTGATTTCAGATTATGTCAGGTCAAGAAAATTAATTCCAAACCTTACCCACTAGAAATTAGTCAAGTTTCTGTGTTGGTTTCAGATTATGTCAGGTCAAGAAAATTAATGCCAATCCTGACCCATACAATTTTCAAACATATTCAATGTGCAAAAGGAAGAGATTGATCAGTTGCTGCGGAACCTATGCTAAGAACAATTATATTAaatttgtatgttttttatcTCATAGAGTAACCATTTCAGGTTAGaagttcttcttcaaaaaaACTTTCGTTTTGATCTCGACCGCCTTTTAACCTACATCGGCTTTTCCGAGCACAAGCCTGACTTCTTGCTGACAACCGATAAACTATGTCGCGTTGGAACACTTGAATCCCTACATTTTCTGACCTGGAGTTTGAAAAGTATttgacacattttttttttcaacttaactAGTATTTTAACTTAGACTTGTGGGAccataagaaagaaaggggaGGAGCCCGCTCGCATGGGTTCTGACCCCatctcaaattttctttttaaaaagaattacatgtacattttaaaaaaaaaattattcgttttatataaaaattttaaaaaatgatattttggcctgcatcaaaatttggaaactttaATTTTCGTAAAAAAATTTTAGCCCCACCCCCGAACAAAGGTAATATTATATTTAACTGTTGATAGCAAATGAAgcttagataaaaaaaaatataccatTTCTTTTCCCAATTCAAATACACCCTGTTGTTACCAAAGTGTATGCTGACAATCAAAACCAGAATGGAACTACTGCAATTTTCTTTGGCTATCTGGCATCTTGCCTGCAGCAGTTAAGACTTCATGGATGCAtctgcatgtgtgtgtgtgtgtgtgttgtagGCACATGCATGTGTATTTCCATATTTGGAAGCCTTTTGGTATACTTGTCCCCCTGACTATTGTGGCATGCACATGCAACAGAGCAGGGATCGTCTGGTTCAAGCAGAGCAGCGGATGCTTTGCTCAATTTGGTGTGCTCGATTCACAGGTTGATTCTCTATAAATGGCTACTTGGCCTTCATATGGAACATGGTTCATCGACCAACTTGGTTACATTCAATTTTTAGCAGGTAGTTCTGGAGCAGCTACACATCCATAGTCTTGCATTGAATAGGAAATGACAGAAGATCTGCGAAATCACAGGTagctttcttattttattatacTGCGCGGTGGACAAAAATCGAGCCATTTGAGCTACGGAGCATCAGGAGTTTCTGTCGGCCTTGGTGTTTCTGGCGTGTAGTTTCGGCTCCGCATAAATTTTGGCTGCCAATTTCCATGCTGAATTCAGATTCACTGTAAGGTAGGTGAGCGTATTGCCCGCAATCTTTGTGGTAGGATGTTCGAAACACAGTTAAGTTTCATATGGGTGCTTAGCCAGAGTGCTGCATAGAAATGGTGGGATTTGATTAGTAGCAATAGATTTTGCTGGCACCATTTTAGCGGAAGTATAAGCTTCAATTTATAATGATTATATTTGTTTAAGTGATCAAGGAGCACAGAGTTGCTTTGCTCTGATTCTTTCTTGATGACCATTGGATAGCCTGTTCATGAATAATCCTGGCCATATCTGCCAGTACTTAATCTTTCAAGCTTCTGCACTTGGCATTTGATTGCTTTCAGATTGGAAACTCACTGCTCCTGAACTATTTCTTTAGATCGTTGTGAAGTTTATTGAGAATTTGCTTCAAATGAATACAAATTGACTTGTGtaaacaacacaaaaaatatcACGATTCGTCCATTTGAATGACAAGCTACTTGTCAAAACAAGAACCTAGATTACACGACAATAGCAGATCATGGATATAGGTCGAAAGAAAGACTAGCATGTGGACACAGGTTTTTCAGTTGTCATTATAAAAAGCTTCAACGATCTTCTTGTCGTTCAAGATTCAATAGGACCAATAAACGAGGACCATTAGAATCTCAATGTTTTAGACAACCTTGAGTTTTTAGATTTTAGAGGAAGCTTGGACGCAACTTTGTGTAGAAGGTCAGAGTGATCCAGGACACCTCACAGTTGCATGTCGCTCGACCGATCAAACTGTGTAACTTTGGGTCCAGATTTGATAATTTATTGAACTTGTGTCTGCATTTCTCATATGAAGGAAGCATGAtttcatgagaaaaagaagGCCTTCTCTTCACTGGTGAAACAAGTGTCCCCAACGTAAGGGAGATGGTGGAACTACAAAATCTCATTTTCCGAAAACAAAGTCATACTTTTCCTTATTGCCAAGCAAAACGCTAGGGGCTGcagatcagatccagatccatcaCATATGGGACCTCAAGGGAGACTCCAGATGAAggtttgttttatgtttcgttgttagtttcttttgtttgggAATTCATTTATATGCATAATGCTAGAAATCTATGTATTAGGATCCCATGCATTTGCATCTAAGTAGATCTAGGTTCTTAAAGTTGGCTCCAGATCAATTGATCCTTTTTCTCTCTGGGTATCAAGGGCCTTAGATTTAATTTGTAGTAAAGTTCAACGTTttgagttagaaattttttcttcaattgttTACTTTATTTCCTGCCACCCTAATTTCTAGGTTACTTTGTTTCAGCCATTATTTTTCCTGCATGTATTCACTCTGGTTTTACCCAAGTTTTAGATTATGTCAGGGTTTATGATCTAAAACTCCCATTCACAGctaaaatttctggctccgctagtGTCCTGACAGGCTCCATAGTTCAATGGGATTGATCAAAATTAAGTTAAGATCTATTCAGTTCAAAATCGAACTCTACCATGCATTTGTTATTTGGAATCCAGTGGTCAGATCTGGATTCGGCTCATGAGATTCCTCTGAGTGATTTCGATACCCACTAATAGGTCGGATCCAATTCCACATGCGATCCGGATTTCATCGAGACGTATGTGAAGCTTCCTGGTTCCGAACAAGGCAGGCCGCGGAATTTGTGACTTGAAAATTCGTGGGTGGTGGAGAAGGCAGCGGCACTTGAAAGTTGACCAGGAATTAGGGAAGCCGCTGAAGACCTTGCTATTTTTACTCATAATTCAGCGCATGGGTCCAAAGATTCGATTTATgaactttgtttttttgctaATAAAGAGAACCTGCATGTAGTGTTCCAATTCCTCTCTTCCACTAGATTGACGAGCGGCCGGCCGTGCCCTGGGCTCAGATTTCTGACTCCGCCGGTCAACTTGAATCATCTTCTCTACTTCCTTGCTCATAAGCATTCGGCAGTGAAGCCTGGACAAGCTTTAAACGGCAAATAGGTCTTAAGTTTACAAAAAGATTTGATTTGTTGTCTATTTcttttagagagagatagaagagaGCGGTAAAAGAATGTCTCCCGATCAAAGAGACCCTCAAGGATTGAGAGCTTAGTTTGATTAACTTAGTTACTGATGGTTTTAGAGTTCTTGAGAACCTAGACAGGGAAGAAGTGTGAAAATAGTTGGAGATAGTGTGTGGTCTTTTCAAGATATAACATggtgaacatatatataaaattgcacttaattttgattgaaataataaaaattatcatAGTGTTTCAAGAGTCTTCATTTGACTTGGGGATCTCTCGGAACATACGTATGACACTTAAAAATGTTGAAGTCCTCAGAATTAAAAGCGCTTCGCCTTCAACTTTGAAATATATCGCCACACTGACAATGAGATCACCGGATTTTCCCGATGTTCGACGAATTCAACCAGTCAATATGAAAACGTGTCGTAAATCAGAGAACTGCATGGCCACGCTTGTTGAGTTCGGAGTCAAGTTTCACACCATGGAAAATGACCGCCACACGCACAACCACCCGTGATTTTGATTGACTGGACAAGTCAAGTCAAGTTGTTCTACCTCGGAAATAGCATGAAGTTGCTACACGAGAAATCATCCTTGATTTCTCTAATGTGTAGTTCTTTGTCACAATTCTCGGTAGATCGGGGCGTTACTGGAGTCAAATTCCGGCTGAGCTCCGGCTACTAAGCCTCACCAGAACCACACCACAGAACTCGTTTCCAGAACACAGCATGTCACTGCATTTGTTGGCTACTAAAGACTTGGTTTATGTGTTCATGCACATGATCTTTAAGTTTCCAAAACTTTCGATGGCCTGATAGGATACAGCTTCGAAGATTTAGAACAGGTTTCTGCGTCTTCTGCTACGCCTTGCAGATTTCCTAAACGTATGAACAGATCGAACATCGTGCAATCTATGTTCACAAATTGCGTTTCTGCTCATGAACATAACAAGATAACACTATCATCTGATGATTTATCTTCCCTTGCACAGAGATACAACATGAAATGAAGACGCCTGTGGATGGACGACTTTATCAGGCAAAACATTTGGGAGAACAAACTTATATACCCATCAACGTGCATCACATGAAGATGCGTAAACGGACATGCGATGCATCCTTCTTGATGAATTTTTCTGTTTAAATTCGCAACATATCAATTAACATAATCGGATTTTAAATTACAGGATGCCAATAACGCAGCAAAATTATATGTGCACTTTTCATGAGCGTTTGATCCTACCAACATTAAGGCACCGAAACTTGTTTAAATCATCTACATTATTACGCATTAACTCCGTTGTTTAAAACATTAATGTCGAACTCAAATTTCATGGACCAGCTTTCACTCAATTTTTCTCGTCGCGACGACTCCAGAGAAAAAGCTATGTTCCTGCATGCTGGTCACCGGACTGCTACCGAAGGAGATGCCGGCCGGAGCGAGGTGATCGTGACCGAGTCGCCCATGTACTCGTCGGTCGCCTCGACCTCGAGCGAGTCGTATCTCAGGAAGAGCTCAGCCACCATGATCCGGGCCACCAGCATCACCAAGTCCTTCCCCGGGCACTGCTTGTTCCTCTCGGTGGGCTCCGCCGTCTCTTGCCCGTTCGACCAAACCACGTACTTGAGCAGCCGCTCACCTTCCTCCCCAACGAACCTGTTCGCGACGTAGGAGTCTGAGTTCTCGAAAACGAGTGGATCCCTCGTGGCGAGGGGCTGGTACCCGCACAGCATTTCGCCAGCCCGCACCTTGTAGCGCGCCCTGTGGCTCTCCAGCACGAGATCCCTCTTGGCCCTGCCGTActgcagcggcagcggcggctCGATCCGCAGCACCTCGTAGATGGCCGAGTTAAGCAGCGGCAACCGCTCCAGCACCGCCGGGTTCAGGCCGACGCTCGTCGCCGCGCCGCTCGACCTCACCTCACGCGCGAGTTCCCTGTGGATCTCTGGCCCAGCACCTGCGATCCACTTGATTATGCAGGGGAGAAGCACCTTCAGCCCTCCCCACGAGTTGAAGCAAATTAAGAAGATCAAGTTGTGTAGCGCCTCGTCCCGGCTGATCCCCAGCCGCTCGGCCTCGTCGAGCGCGGGCCCGCCTGCTGCCCGGAAGAAGTCGACGAGCCGCTTATAGTCGTTCTTCACGAGACACGGGGGCAGCCGGAAGGTCCGCAGCAAGAGCTCCTCAAGCGGCTTCGGAAGACCCAAGGAGAGGTCGGGCGCCAACTGTACCAGAATCCACTTCTGGATAAGGGCCGGTCCGTCGTTGCCGATGCCGCCGTTGGCGGGGTCCCTGCCGAGGAATGCCCGACATAGAAACTTGAAGCTTGCTCTCTCGCACGGGGCGTTAAATCCGGCCTTCCTGCCGGAGGCAAGAACCGACTCCAGCTCGTCGAAGAGCTCTCTGACGGCGCAGCTGAATTCCGGCACAAAATTGCCGTGACGGGATCGGAGGAGGGAAAGGACGAAGAGTTTGAGCTTGGTGTGGGAGGGCTCCGAGGGGTCGAGGTAGGACAGAACACGGTAGCCACCCGTTAAGGCAGGATAAGGCACGAAGGTGCCGGTGAAGACGTTTCCTTTTTCGACTTTGTTGCAGTCGAAGAGGACCTGAAACGTCTCGGCGTCGAGGAGGGCGACGACGCGGGAATCGGTGGAGATGAAGGGACCGGGGGGCATGTTGGTGCGGAAGACGGTGGAGCCACCATACTTCTCCATGCGGGAGCGGAAGAACTTGGCCGGACCCTGGAACCAGTAGTAATCCAGTCGGTCGGCGATGGCTCCGAGAATGGGAAGGCCGTAGCTGCCAGGGATATCGACCAACTGACGCGACAGCAGCGGGGCTGATTCAGAGGTGGTGGTGGCCGTTCCGTCGGCTTCGCTCCGCCGCCGGCGTGTTGGTCCAGCGGAGGCTGGAGATGCTTCCATATTGCGCTGGTCGTGCACAAACGCGCAAATGTTTCCTTCTCCTTGAAAGATGCTGCTGGACGTGCAAAGTGAATGCATTTATACACGTAAGACATGGGCATCGAGCAGGTAGACGTAGTATTCATTTAATTGGGTTGTTCAAAGTATGATTAATTTATTTGTTAACAACAAAGAACCATTCAAGAACAACTCCTAAATTTGACGATTTTCACAACAAAAAGAAGTAAGTTATTAAAGCAGCTTAGGGAGGAACAACCAAACCAGAAACATGGACAGCGCGCGCCCATCTCATTTGCTCAGGTTTAGTAGAAAACTTGAGATCGAATCCGATCGGGTGTTCCCGTCCCGCCTCCATCCCTCATTACAAGGCTGAGGTGtgtgtgggcatttgcccacacaGTCCTGCAATTTTCTGTATTTATATGTCGAGTTGATCTCAaacatttacatatttatatatatgatgcCCCTTAATCATGTTGCTATTTGTTTAAAGGGTCCAAGATTAGCGCTTCCGAATCAAAAGTTTGTGGCCCTGCCAACGTCATGTGGTGCCTtaatatatcttatttgaatatgatatgtCATTGATCCcatccataaaaatcaaatatgaaaaaaaaataatatccgattaagaaatcgaatcagattcggatgtaataaatggcatccgatcggattcgaattcggatacacataaatattcgatcagatttagatatggattcagatcagattcatttttagacaaatataatgtatctaatgctactaaattttaaaacttggcaaaatccggttcaaaattcagatttggattcggatataaatataaaaatcgagTTGTAAAATCGGGCATCGGATTTGGACTcggatatgaattttttttatttgaattcaaacccaaatatgtaaatattcgAAAAAGTAGATACGATTAAATATagatatgatccattgacattcctacTTATTTCAAGTTTGGTTTCCCACATAATTCTTCTTCCTACATTTGTCCTTGTTTAAATGGTCTCATTCTAtgacaacccgacccactcctgggctcgggcccatGGTTCGGTGGATCTCAACCCTCTCCCTAGAAGTTTTGGTTCTAGCCTCAAAAAAGctaagaaccaggacaatctTCTCATCAATGACCCTCTTTATAAATCCTTGAGAATtactcacaatcttcaatacgagactaaacattTGGAGCATTACACCTTAAGTGTTCCGTTTTCAGGTACAACTTTTTTCTAAATAGGATCTCCTTAACAAAAGGTGGCTATTAGTTTCCTCTTGGCATTTGCATAGACAGCAGCGACTAGGTAATTGAACACCAAACCTTTATTTCCTATCTTGAGTCACGAGTTTGGTGATAATTTTGTATATGCAATCAACAAAGAGATAAGTCACGAAATCTTTAATATAAGTAGCGAAATCTTTAATATAAGTAGCGCCTTCAACTTTAGAGATGATAACAATGTGAGTTCTATTGATCGATCTAACCAATTTGCTTGTAACAAAGAAACTTACGACAGCATTTGTAACAAATATATAGCTCGATTACATTCCAGAAGTTGAATAGTTTAAGAGCAAGGAACTGCCATGATATTTACATTGACGAATAATCTTGTCAATGAATCAGTAATATAACTTTCCCTTGATCATTGCTATAACCGAAGGAAAATacaaaatagaaggaaaaaataaaaataagactAGAATACAAGTTTTGAACTTCTAACTGGTAGGCGCCCATGTGCCTGTGCTGCATCAGCATACCCATGTACCGACATGGGCATCTGGGTCTTTCTCACGTACCGCTTATGACATCATTTCTGCGACCCGATGTACCCAAATATTCCAGTAAACTCCATGCACACATCAGAACTTGGATTATAAAAAATTGCTTAAAGTTGGAGAAAGATGACCGAAGGAAGAGCGTCAAGCAGACGCGACTTCGAGCTCCGCCAAGGCTTTGATCTATTAAAGCTTGCAATTGGAGCAGGTATCACGTTGGCCATCACATCACATCAGGTTTTAATTAAATGTATAGTTCAGTGGGATGCCTTAGGCTGTTGTGTTTGTATTTACTTAAAGAAAATGGTTTaggaatgaaaggaaaaaaggatgggattaattaaaaaaatggcttcttttatttatttatttatttatttatttatttatttatttattctcaTTATGAGTGTAACAAGTGGCGCTAACAACAGAAAAAATGGccttttacttaaaaaaaaaatgtaaatatagaaatgaaagacgttttttttttaagaaagagaCGAAATGGTCTGGAGATAAGTTGTTCATGATAATTGATCCTTTTTCATCTACCTGTTTGAACATAATTCCGACTATCATGAATTCCAGGCGACACTGACAAATTTCGGCACCCCCGCAAAGTCCGGTCGTGTCTGTCTATGTTTGATTCCATATATGCCAGACATAGGCCAAGCGGCCTATTCCATGGATTGGCGAATTCAATGATCTAACTGAATTGTTTGTGAATTGACAAAACATTATTATTATGTTCTTTTTTAGAATACTTttacaataataaaatacttaaTTTCATAACCAGAAATTCAGCCCGATTTTCCATACATTGTcttaaacatttttcttgtcagatattaaattttgaagtctaaatttaatgtatttttcATGAGAGTCTAGATTAATGTGTTAAAGTTGCTCTTAATCATTTCATTGTACTACAATTATAAGAACCAGGGCGACCTGATAAGGTGAAACCTCTGCTTCTATTTCGAGGCTTGAGTATGCCTGCGCAGCATGCCCAGGATTGTCTTGAACCCACTCTGACCAAGCCCACTCACGGAAGGACCCATCTCTTCCATAAGTGAACTCCTGCCAGCCAGCTCTCTGTTGGGtaaggtttagggtttaagcGGTCAGCAAGAGTGAGACAGCCATGGCGGGAAGTGCCGCTGCTCTTTGTCCCCTTCATCCCTCTGTCCGCAGTCTTCGCTCCTTCAAAGTTAAGGCTTTCGCCCTCCAGCAGTCTCCTTCAAAGTTGGTAAGTATtacttgaatatttttcttaacGTTCCGGAAACTACCAACGTTCAATCCCTGAGTTTTTGCAACAGAGGACGTGATGAATGCTCTTTTTAAGTTCACTGTacgtttctttttccttttcctccttctgGTTGGggctttctttgatttttgTATCTGTGTGATTTTTACCAGAAGGGTGTGCACGGATGCCTCTTAGGGGAGGgaaattggaggtttcaattcAGACCGAGCCGTGAGTTTTCTTTGGCAACCGTCATTTATGATTGATTAGTAGCTCGTGCTGTGTTGGGTAGTTGACTTCTTGCTTGTTTGGAAATTAATTTTCAGGACATTTGGTTGCTAGAGTGCCTGGTAATACATGCAAGAAGAGAAATGGTTTCTCCTCTCTGTCCATCGTTTCTGAAAGTATGATAAGCGGTGACCCAGATTCTAATGAGTATGCTGGAACTGAAAACGGAAGGATTTTAGAGGAGAATGGTTCTCGTGGTGAAATGGGTGTAGAACGATCTGAACTATATGGTGGTAAATCTGGGGCtgtttctttttgtggtttGACACACAAAGTGATTGACGAGCAGAAAACCGTGTCTTCTTCCTCGCAGAAAAATATTGgttcttttgtttggtttattGGGCCGGCTTCATTGATAGCGTCTCTGTTGCTGCCACAGTTTTTCCTCAACAATTTTATACTAGCATTTACAAGTAACGAGATTGTTGCAGGTATGATTTTAAAAAGTACTTTTTATGCTTCTTCTTATCTAAGATATCAGTGCAATGACATACCAGGCTTTCCGATCATGAACCCAAAATCAAATTCCACATTTTTCTTATAAAACTTTACATTTCAACTGTGCTTATGTCATTCTCGTGCATACAAGTTAATATTACCCTGCTTACTTGCTCCTAATTCAAACATCTTTATGCCATTTCTACCTTATTGGCTAGAGGCTGGATTTATCTAGTTTCTCGTCAAATGATTTGGTTGTAGGGGTGCACGCTCACGTTTTCATCATTCTTAtgtggaaatgaaagaaaaactcGAAGTTCGGACATCTCTACTCTACACCTTTGATTCTTACAAACTCCAACTGTATGTAGGTTTCTTTTCGAACAGTTAAGCTGACAGTAATGCTAGTCCCTAGGAGGCCGTTGAATTACTACCACAGGTCCACAATTACCGTAGtgcttttcaagtttcaagatcAAGTATATACAGTCTTATTCTTTGATCCAAGAAGCTTCTTGGAACCTAACCCTGTCAACGTTTTGTTTGCTGCTAATATGCTGTTTACAGGTGAGTTCGAAAACTTCTCACCAGGTCGGTGGTAAATATCGTCAGGCTTTACACCTAAACATATACTTGCAATTCTAGTGCAAATATTTTGTATCTTCCAGTCAATGTTCTGGTTTCTCTCGGTAACTGTTGTGGCACTCTATGCTTCAAATTGATCCTTATACTCCCCAGTCCTTTAGTGGAAGAGAAGCTTCTTCCTGCCATTGATGAGGCACtaaaaatttcatttccattctGAAATCTTTGCAATTATTTGAAAGCACTGAATTTCTCGTTTTGGTTCTTCTTTTATCTTATATCTTCCTACCTTGACATTTTTATCCAACTTCTTTTAGTTTCCTGTAGAGAATTCATCTGAAACAATATGACCTACtctccattttcatgtttcctcGTCTGGGATTACCAAGGTAATTCTGAGTGTAGCTGCTCGGTTGTCCTGGAATAGTCATATTTGGACCTTTAACGACTTCTACTATTTGATTGATACCTCAACTTTTGTCTGATCTTGGGAAAATCCAgctagaaaggaaaaagaagaattcTGATAATTGAAATCAACAATTTTTCATAATGGGGGTTTGACACACTCttgtttttggttttctgtTAGCAGACCATGTTAAAGGTATTAAATCAGTAGTGTGAAATAGGTCAGTGTTGGATCAAGCAGCtgcttttaaagttttattcttttttttttttaataacaaatgGATATAAGCAGGATTATATACAATTCTGAATGATGCAGAAAGTGGTATTTTGCATTTGTGGGTTCATTTGCTGACATTTTCATGCATGAATTGGATTCTGTTGAATTGAAGCCTGTTTCGAGCACAAAACCTCAGCTTGGCCTCCTACAGGAGATAATCTGACATGATCAGGGACTCTTATGATGTGGTTAACAATAAAAAAGGGAATTCAAAGGCTTTCTCGTAGTCTCCTGTTCGGCCATCAGTAAATCCGGCCATCTTTTTTCTAACTTATGTTGTTAACAAAGGATAGTCTGCATCAACTGACCGAAAGCGCTTCAAACTCTGAATCTGATACCATCTTTCTCTCCTAGCTCACTAAACTTCCTTCACACGCTTTATCTGTGGCTTGTGTTCTGATGACTTGATTATATTTTCTATTGCTCTGGGTGACTTGAAATTCTGACCATAAGATTTGCTATGCATACTTTATCTGGATCA
Proteins encoded in this region:
- the LOC116251093 gene encoding allene oxide synthase, chloroplastic-like is translated as MEASPASAGPTRRRRSEADGTATTTSESAPLLSRQLVDIPGSYGLPILGAIADRLDYYWFQGPAKFFRSRMEKYGGSTVFRTNMPPGPFISTDSRVVALLDAETFQVLFDCNKVEKGNVFTGTFVPYPALTGGYRVLSYLDPSEPSHTKLKLFVLSLLRSRHGNFVPEFSCAVRELFDELESVLASGRKAGFNAPCERASFKFLCRAFLGRDPANGGIGNDGPALIQKWILVQLAPDLSLGLPKPLEELLLRTFRLPPCLVKNDYKRLVDFFRAAGGPALDEAERLGISRDEALHNLIFLICFNSWGGLKVLLPCIIKWIAGAGPEIHRELAREVRSSGAATSVGLNPAVLERLPLLNSAIYEVLRIEPPLPLQYGRAKRDLVLESHRARYKVRAGEMLCGYQPLATRDPLVFENSDSYVANRFVGEEGERLLKYVVWSNGQETAEPTERNKQCPGKDLVMLVARIMVAELFLRYDSLEVEATDEYMGDSVTITSLRPASPSVAVR
- the LOC116249859 gene encoding uncharacterized protein LOC116249859 isoform X1 — translated: MAGSAAALCPLHPSVRSLRSFKVKAFALQQSPSKLKGVHGCLLGEGNWRFQFRPSRHLVARVPGNTCKKRNGFSSLSIVSESMISGDPDSNEYAGTENGRILEENGSRGEMGVERSELYGGKSGAVSFCGLTHKVIDEQKTVSSSSQKNIGSFVWFIGPASLIASLLLPQFFLNNFILAFTSNEIVADIIYLISSEIIFYTGLATFLAITDYVRRPYLLYNSQRWSLITTVKGWLHSSIITMGLKMWVPVLAVYVVWPVVGLPALVAMAPFLLGCAAQFVFETLLDVCGSSSWPLVPIIFEMYRLYQLSRAAQFIERLIVFARRSAASQDLLDKGNTLVSLLVVLQILGVVCLWSLTTFLVRLFPSRPVVEKI